From Candidatus Omnitrophota bacterium, a single genomic window includes:
- a CDS encoding TolC family protein — protein MRRLLISVVVTQMTFSPFTFAWSQDKAAFSDEEKDKMREDAMAEAMRRLKVREAEEKEAVAEARKRLEEKAKQDAVLGAANEFVLKATQALNEKDFRNARKYAKAALEIAPDLAQAEELLKMVDFAELEYEPGQRELFRKERTTGKDAAQEEEGSSERSAEISASLKAAGAYLAQGDTRRARAAARAVLAEDDKNKQAQLLLARTYVAEKRSARPVVPAGKTSAGSSQNTTKQTIDSYLSRAKASLERNELYAARIFAEKAYQLDSMDPDVDNVISRIASAEQEYAAAEERLRREAEEKKRAEEEEARRRDEEERLARERTSRIEELLDQADRHIEENNFIRARKAADDLRGMGETGTADSLYGKIQDAELIYKEEKAIAEKAERVKKFVQEGEKALSSGDLELARKYADEALGEEGGDGTAEDLSARIDKAKKEVEAAEALRRAERVAAALDQARKELENNGFEKARIYVREALQLESGNETAQKLLKEIYLGEEEYRAERERKKRQAEEEERNRLEALKKAQQERELEQRKERVAWYLEQAAEKNKDREFDRAREYVKKALTIDPTSEKAKKTVRVIDADEEEYINELRQRKKVSEERKKEEEEARAREEEAARKRELEEARKRKEIQDLERTTRVNDLLEKAELALDGKDFSAAREYVNKALTLEGNNVKAISAMQGINSAEREYEANKLRRQEELNKQQKEEKAAAETARIAMEEQLKREAQPGVSEYIDKAEEELSRGNYEEARVYARKAIGADPNNVVAHRLITRSYMEEKKGVLDDPRQEEKAPEVQEKPASEGKAGSSAIDNELVAAREKMAEGDFSGARTHARKVLSVDSNNLEAQSIMTTSYLREREKIRGKDTVRALKNKEEAARPSSREIKSVMDEAIAALNENEFEKAMGLAEKARQMDPSNEETKTLIEQIGQLRASYERDVKAKEQAEAESEKQKEEREARAREEQEARAREEQDARAREEQEARVREEQEARAREEKEAKGFEKRITGYLDKAERSLEEQDFSKARSYAEKALELAGSDERARDMIDAIDLAQRTYAEEERKRKEAEEAARKAREEEARRSEKERAREKALESMSYFKTASDLMGQGKFDEARKNIYLAFNIPEDSLQAKILLSEYDFHDKNGKKFTSMKEIREGSLSSIDAEERSKKEIEEAARKAEEEEKARERELREREEKITGYLDRARGYLEKGSFDRARGYAENALKVDESDERAREMINAIDSAERTYAEEERKRKEAEEAERKARQEAAAREKEAREAAEREKKITGYLDRARGYLEKDSFGRARSYAENALKVDGNDERAREMIDAIDSAERTYAEEERKRKEAEEAERKARQEAAAREKEEREAAKAAEKSMAYFKKASDMLDRGRYDQARKYVDIAFNIPEDSAQARIILSEYEFLDKNGVQITTIQGIREGSLSKIEEAEATTAAGRLEEKVQAESVDPGVDASAERSEADQEKINNYLAKARGYLDQGNCAKARAMMDKASRLGAAGTDADILRIAIENAERKERERLVDEKAAQYAEKAEKALDRNRFDEAENYVQKALELKEGDEALNGLLTRISSRKQEHEAEMRMTKEEEEARKQAEEAVRAREKEEARREKARQQADKDIAKAQEFFDAGDYGQARHYLYQVKDSVPDDSRANEMLTEIDKAEMFGKREKLDDIRREKLELSMKEPDGDPMKEHNEPKGWMDQMTGMFEKRTDGPRNDTLNESHEYTIDECVNASLNANQRVVVADKQVKLAEMRLWETRRELLPSVTGKIERSYGKIGQGSSDRHYQGEKYQVELKQTLWDGFGTWFKVKQSQTNLEITMLERGKIENEVVETTKKAYYNLDKSIKAFDLQEKFNGKVSEIHEFTEKAYERELIPKVEYLKVKGQKMQSDFQKDSAKEDVRLAEMILLQAMDMDSDKHIMIKPVRRPGEWLTIGLENCYSLAYANRPDFKIKEKTIEYYEFERKMMKAKGWPKFEFNGSFGQSVETYQPTSSGGEQRGLAPEWYAGVKASLPMWGNTLEYNYVREKWAPTVSSFRGTESATSYFSFKLLDDLAYFSNLQESQVGFESAKYEYLKAKKDVTVEVKEAYFSYKKALLQMEVAEARIEHQKMYVKTVEERMRYGETLEPSRILEEYEKLSTEEYSQVDSDSNYYKALVDLNKAIGVSEYFKPEYEDMEYEEWKKATRYAELDLEMPEEQKE, from the coding sequence ATGAGGCGTCTCCTTATATCTGTTGTCGTAACGCAGATGACATTTTCCCCCTTTACCTTCGCGTGGTCCCAGGATAAGGCCGCTTTTTCCGATGAGGAAAAGGACAAGATGAGAGAAGATGCCATGGCGGAAGCCATGCGCAGGCTCAAGGTCCGTGAAGCTGAGGAAAAAGAAGCCGTTGCTGAAGCCAGGAAAAGGTTGGAAGAAAAAGCCAAACAGGATGCTGTCCTGGGAGCGGCGAATGAATTTGTGCTCAAGGCTACCCAGGCGTTGAACGAAAAGGATTTCCGGAACGCTAGAAAATACGCCAAAGCCGCCCTGGAAATAGCCCCGGACCTCGCTCAGGCGGAAGAACTCCTGAAGATGGTGGATTTCGCGGAACTGGAATATGAACCGGGGCAACGGGAACTATTCAGGAAAGAACGGACTACAGGCAAGGACGCCGCACAAGAGGAAGAAGGATCATCCGAGCGGAGCGCAGAGATATCCGCGAGCCTCAAGGCCGCGGGAGCGTACCTGGCGCAAGGGGACACCAGAAGGGCCCGGGCAGCCGCAAGAGCTGTTCTTGCCGAGGATGACAAGAACAAACAGGCCCAGCTACTGCTTGCCAGGACGTATGTGGCGGAAAAAAGATCGGCACGTCCTGTTGTGCCCGCCGGCAAAACCTCTGCAGGAAGCTCGCAAAATACTACCAAACAGACCATTGACAGTTATCTTTCCAGGGCTAAAGCCAGCCTGGAACGGAACGAATTATACGCGGCCAGGATATTCGCGGAAAAGGCCTATCAGCTTGACAGCATGGATCCTGATGTGGACAACGTTATTTCCCGGATAGCCTCGGCGGAGCAGGAGTATGCAGCCGCGGAAGAGAGGCTGCGCCGTGAGGCTGAAGAGAAAAAAAGAGCTGAGGAAGAAGAAGCCAGGAGAAGGGATGAAGAAGAAAGGCTTGCCAGGGAAAGGACTAGCAGGATAGAAGAACTTCTCGACCAGGCGGACAGACATATAGAGGAAAACAATTTTATCCGGGCAAGGAAAGCTGCAGATGATCTCAGGGGCATGGGAGAAACAGGCACGGCTGATTCTCTTTATGGCAAGATCCAGGACGCTGAGCTTATATATAAGGAAGAAAAAGCGATCGCGGAAAAAGCCGAACGCGTAAAAAAGTTCGTACAGGAAGGTGAAAAGGCCTTGTCTTCAGGCGACCTGGAACTTGCGCGTAAATACGCGGATGAGGCGTTAGGGGAAGAAGGCGGGGATGGTACAGCTGAGGATCTTTCCGCCCGGATTGACAAGGCGAAAAAGGAAGTGGAGGCGGCGGAAGCTCTCCGCAGGGCGGAAAGAGTGGCGGCGGCCCTTGACCAGGCGCGTAAAGAGCTGGAAAATAACGGTTTCGAAAAAGCGCGTATATATGTGCGGGAAGCCCTTCAGCTTGAGAGCGGGAACGAAACCGCCCAAAAACTCCTGAAGGAGATATACCTGGGAGAAGAGGAGTATCGCGCTGAAAGAGAACGGAAAAAGAGGCAGGCGGAGGAAGAGGAAAGGAACAGGCTAGAAGCGTTGAAAAAGGCCCAGCAGGAGCGGGAACTTGAGCAGAGAAAGGAACGGGTAGCATGGTATCTTGAGCAGGCCGCGGAAAAGAACAAAGATAGAGAGTTCGACCGGGCCAGGGAGTACGTGAAGAAAGCCCTTACAATAGATCCGACCAGCGAAAAAGCCAAGAAGACCGTCAGGGTAATAGACGCGGACGAAGAAGAGTATATAAATGAGTTGCGACAAAGGAAGAAGGTCTCGGAGGAAAGGAAGAAAGAGGAGGAAGAGGCACGCGCCAGGGAAGAAGAGGCGGCCAGAAAGAGGGAACTGGAAGAGGCCAGGAAGCGTAAAGAGATCCAGGACCTGGAAAGAACGACGAGAGTAAATGACCTTCTCGAAAAAGCGGAATTGGCGCTGGACGGCAAGGATTTCAGCGCTGCGCGTGAATATGTGAATAAAGCCCTTACCCTTGAAGGCAATAACGTTAAAGCAATAAGCGCGATGCAGGGCATAAACAGCGCTGAAAGGGAATATGAGGCTAATAAACTGAGGCGGCAGGAAGAACTTAACAAACAGCAGAAAGAGGAGAAAGCCGCCGCGGAAACAGCCCGTATAGCGATGGAAGAACAGCTAAAACGCGAAGCTCAGCCGGGCGTCAGTGAATATATCGACAAGGCGGAGGAGGAGTTGTCCCGGGGGAATTATGAGGAGGCTAGGGTATATGCCCGGAAAGCGATAGGAGCTGACCCCAACAATGTTGTGGCTCACAGGCTGATCACACGTTCTTATATGGAAGAGAAGAAGGGTGTGCTGGATGATCCCCGGCAGGAAGAGAAAGCGCCTGAAGTTCAGGAAAAGCCGGCATCTGAGGGTAAAGCGGGATCTTCCGCGATAGACAATGAACTTGTAGCGGCGCGCGAAAAAATGGCGGAAGGCGATTTTTCGGGAGCCAGGACACACGCGCGGAAAGTCCTCAGCGTTGATAGCAATAACCTGGAGGCGCAGTCCATAATGACCACTTCGTATTTGAGGGAAAGAGAAAAAATACGGGGAAAGGACACGGTTCGCGCCCTGAAAAATAAAGAAGAAGCCGCTCGACCTTCATCGCGGGAAATAAAGAGCGTTATGGATGAAGCCATAGCGGCTCTTAACGAGAACGAATTCGAGAAGGCAATGGGCCTTGCTGAGAAAGCTCGTCAGATGGATCCCTCCAACGAGGAAACGAAGACCCTTATCGAGCAGATAGGGCAGTTACGGGCGTCCTATGAAAGGGACGTGAAAGCGAAAGAGCAGGCCGAAGCGGAAAGCGAGAAACAAAAGGAAGAACGGGAAGCCAGAGCGAGAGAAGAACAGGAAGCCAGAGCGAGAGAAGAACAGGATGCCAGGGCGAGAGAAGAACAGGAAGCCAGGGTAAGGGAAGAACAGGAAGCCAGGGCGAGGGAAGAAAAAGAAGCAAAGGGATTTGAGAAAAGGATAACCGGATATCTTGACAAGGCCGAAAGGTCCTTGGAGGAACAGGATTTCAGCAAGGCGCGAAGCTATGCTGAGAAGGCACTGGAACTGGCCGGGAGTGACGAGCGGGCCAGGGATATGATAGATGCCATCGACTTGGCGCAGAGAACATACGCGGAGGAAGAGCGGAAGCGTAAAGAGGCCGAAGAAGCGGCGCGTAAAGCCCGGGAAGAAGAGGCCAGAAGGTCGGAAAAAGAACGGGCCCGTGAAAAGGCACTGGAAAGCATGTCCTATTTCAAGACGGCGAGCGATTTGATGGGGCAGGGTAAATTCGATGAGGCCCGCAAGAACATATATCTCGCGTTCAACATACCCGAAGACAGCCTTCAGGCAAAAATATTACTTTCGGAGTATGATTTCCACGACAAGAACGGGAAGAAATTCACTTCCATGAAGGAGATCAGGGAGGGTTCCCTTTCCAGTATTGACGCGGAGGAACGCAGCAAGAAAGAGATCGAAGAAGCGGCGCGTAAGGCCGAAGAAGAGGAAAAGGCACGGGAAAGAGAGCTCCGTGAACGCGAGGAAAAGATAACCGGGTATCTGGACAGGGCCAGGGGATATCTTGAAAAAGGAAGCTTTGACCGGGCGAGAGGTTACGCGGAAAATGCGCTGAAAGTCGACGAGAGCGACGAGCGGGCCAGGGAAATGATAAATGCCATAGACTCGGCGGAGAGAACATACGCGGAGGAAGAACGGAAGCGTAAAGAGGCCGAAGAGGCCGAACGCAAGGCCAGGCAGGAAGCGGCGGCCAGGGAAAAGGAAGCGCGCGAAGCGGCCGAGCGCGAGAAAAAGATAACCGGGTACCTGGACAGGGCCAGAGGATATCTTGAAAAGGACAGCTTCGGACGGGCGAGGAGTTACGCGGAAAATGCACTGAAAGTCGACGGGAACGACGAGCGGGCCAGGGAAATGATAGATGCCATAGACTCGGCGGAGAGAACATACGCGGAGGAAGAGCGGAAGCGTAAAGAGGCCGAAGAGGCCGAACGCAAAGCCAGGCAGGAAGCGGCGGCCAGGGAAAAAGAAGAAAGAGAAGCCGCTAAAGCCGCTGAGAAAAGCATGGCGTATTTCAAAAAAGCGAGTGATATGCTTGACAGGGGAAGGTATGACCAGGCGCGTAAGTACGTGGATATAGCGTTCAACATACCCGAAGACAGCGCCCAGGCAAGGATAATATTGTCCGAGTATGAGTTCCTGGACAAAAATGGTGTCCAGATCACTACGATACAAGGCATAAGGGAAGGATCGTTGTCCAAGATCGAAGAAGCGGAAGCGACCACGGCCGCGGGACGTCTGGAAGAAAAGGTGCAGGCTGAGAGCGTTGATCCGGGCGTCGACGCATCCGCGGAAAGGTCTGAAGCCGACCAGGAAAAGATTAATAACTATCTCGCAAAGGCCAGGGGATATCTGGACCAGGGGAATTGTGCGAAAGCAAGAGCGATGATGGACAAGGCATCCAGGCTCGGGGCCGCGGGGACAGATGCTGATATTTTAAGGATCGCCATCGAGAACGCCGAGCGGAAAGAACGCGAGCGTCTTGTTGATGAGAAGGCCGCGCAATACGCCGAAAAAGCCGAGAAAGCCCTGGACAGGAACAGGTTCGACGAGGCCGAGAACTATGTCCAAAAAGCCTTGGAGCTCAAGGAAGGGGACGAAGCGCTTAACGGCCTGCTGACCAGGATAAGCTCCAGGAAACAAGAGCATGAAGCCGAGATGCGGATGACCAAGGAGGAAGAAGAAGCCAGGAAACAGGCTGAAGAGGCTGTAAGGGCCAGGGAAAAAGAAGAGGCCAGGAGGGAAAAAGCCCGACAGCAAGCAGATAAGGATATAGCAAAAGCACAGGAATTCTTTGACGCGGGGGATTACGGGCAGGCCAGACATTATCTGTACCAGGTAAAAGACTCTGTGCCGGATGATTCCCGGGCGAATGAGATGTTGACGGAGATAGACAAGGCCGAGATGTTCGGCAAACGCGAGAAATTGGATGATATAAGACGGGAAAAACTGGAATTGTCCATGAAAGAGCCGGACGGCGACCCGATGAAGGAACATAACGAGCCCAAGGGTTGGATGGACCAGATGACTGGTATGTTCGAGAAGAGAACAGATGGGCCGCGTAACGATACGTTGAACGAATCCCATGAGTACACGATTGATGAGTGCGTTAACGCGTCCCTCAACGCCAACCAGAGAGTAGTTGTCGCTGATAAACAGGTCAAACTGGCCGAGATGAGGTTGTGGGAGACCAGGCGGGAATTGCTTCCGTCAGTTACCGGTAAGATCGAAAGGTCGTACGGTAAAATAGGCCAGGGGTCCTCGGACAGGCATTACCAGGGTGAAAAATATCAGGTAGAACTTAAGCAGACATTATGGGATGGGTTCGGGACATGGTTCAAGGTAAAACAGTCGCAGACAAATCTTGAGATAACCATGCTTGAAAGGGGAAAGATAGAGAACGAGGTGGTAGAGACCACGAAGAAGGCTTACTATAACCTGGACAAATCCATCAAGGCATTCGACCTGCAGGAAAAATTCAACGGAAAGGTCTCGGAGATCCATGAATTTACCGAGAAAGCCTATGAGCGAGAACTCATCCCGAAAGTGGAATACCTGAAGGTCAAGGGACAGAAAATGCAGTCAGATTTCCAGAAAGATTCAGCGAAGGAAGACGTCAGGCTGGCCGAAATGATATTGCTCCAGGCTATGGATATGGACTCGGACAAGCATATAATGATAAAGCCGGTAAGGCGCCCCGGGGAATGGTTGACCATTGGTCTGGAGAATTGTTACAGTTTGGCGTACGCGAACAGGCCCGATTTCAAGATAAAGGAAAAGACGATAGAATATTATGAGTTCGAAAGAAAGATGATGAAAGCAAAAGGATGGCCTAAGTTCGAGTTCAACGGTTCGTTCGGGCAGTCCGTGGAAACATACCAGCCCACATCCAGCGGGGGAGAACAGCGCGGATTGGCCCCTGAATGGTATGCCGGCGTTAAAGCCAGCTTGCCTATGTGGGGGAACACCCTTGAGTACAACTACGTAAGGGAGAAATGGGCGCCGACCGTCTCATCGTTCAGGGGCACCGAAAGCGCCACAAGTTATTTCTCGTTCAAGCTCCTTGACGACCTGGCGTATTTCTCGAACCTGCAAGAATCCCAGGTAGGGTTTGAAAGCGCCAAATATGAATATCTTAAGGCCAAAAAGGATGTTACGGTCGAAGTTAAAGAGGCGTATTTCAGCTATAAGAAGGCGTTACTGCAAATGGAGGTCGCCGAGGCCAGGATAGAACATCAGAAAATGTATGTAAAGACGGTAGAGGAAAGGATGCGGTACGGGGAGACCCTGGAGCCGTCACGTATACTTGAAGAATATGAAAAATTATCGACTGAGGAATACAGCCAAGTCGATAGCGATTCGAACTATTATAAGGCCCTGGTTGACCTTAATAAGGCTATAGGTGTATCGGAATATTTCAAGCCCGAGTATGAGGATATGGAATACGAAGAGTGGAAGAAGGCCACCAGGTATGCTGAACTTGATCTGGAAATGCCTGAGGAACAGAAGGAATAG
- a CDS encoding efflux RND transporter periplasmic adaptor subunit has product MDEDKKDMFFEEDPENGAREEKDPVEEGEDDLFADEPEQGNTEETLMEEADAPKKRWKFKFSGIKKNYMWIIVGLLVLSFVLIKTVGKISQIFMGEKKEVKEMVEFLETMPVKVYKVKKMDFKDTLPAMGRIEGFKEIDLMFDGKGILESFNFEEGERILEGDIIASLDNKDAILKLKYAGLEMEKAQKLYEIGAVEKMVLDQKKLEYESAKNDLEKTSIYAPTDGYLASKEKHTGAFIGPTDKIGTFVDYSEVYAAFDIIEEDSPKIDLGQTAEVFLDAYPGVSYKGTIDMISPVIEGRTRTQKAKIELQNEENKMKPGMFARAIINTYEKKDALIIPSSSFKKKENKYFVYIVHPDEDAEGEAKEDESKMGTVEEREITIEYLTHDAAEISKGLSEGELVIREIHQDYKDKDKVEITEVQETMF; this is encoded by the coding sequence ATGGATGAAGATAAAAAAGATATGTTCTTCGAGGAAGATCCCGAAAATGGCGCGCGGGAAGAAAAGGATCCCGTAGAAGAAGGCGAGGACGACCTTTTTGCCGATGAGCCGGAACAGGGGAACACCGAAGAAACGCTCATGGAAGAGGCGGATGCCCCGAAAAAACGCTGGAAGTTCAAGTTTTCCGGGATAAAGAAGAACTATATGTGGATAATTGTCGGGCTTCTCGTATTGAGCTTCGTGCTGATAAAGACCGTTGGCAAGATATCGCAGATATTCATGGGGGAGAAAAAAGAGGTCAAGGAAATGGTCGAATTCCTGGAGACCATGCCGGTCAAGGTATACAAGGTTAAGAAAATGGATTTCAAGGATACGTTGCCGGCAATGGGCAGGATAGAAGGGTTCAAGGAGATAGACCTTATGTTCGATGGGAAAGGGATCCTGGAAAGTTTCAACTTCGAGGAAGGAGAGCGGATACTGGAGGGGGATATTATCGCCAGTCTTGACAACAAGGACGCGATCCTGAAACTGAAATACGCGGGCCTTGAAATGGAAAAGGCGCAGAAGCTTTATGAAATAGGCGCTGTTGAGAAAATGGTGCTGGACCAGAAGAAGCTCGAGTACGAATCCGCCAAGAACGATCTCGAGAAAACAAGCATATACGCCCCGACCGACGGCTATCTTGCCAGCAAGGAAAAGCATACTGGCGCTTTTATCGGGCCTACGGATAAGATAGGGACGTTCGTTGATTATAGTGAGGTATATGCCGCGTTCGACATAATCGAGGAGGATTCCCCGAAGATCGACCTGGGCCAGACCGCGGAAGTGTTCCTGGACGCTTATCCCGGGGTGTCGTACAAGGGCACAATAGACATGATATCCCCCGTAATAGAGGGCAGGACCAGGACGCAGAAAGCAAAAATTGAATTACAGAACGAAGAGAACAAGATGAAACCCGGCATGTTCGCCCGGGCCATCATAAATACGTACGAGAAGAAAGACGCGCTGATCATACCGTCGTCTTCTTTCAAGAAGAAAGAGAATAAATATTTCGTATATATCGTTCATCCGGATGAAGACGCGGAGGGAGAAGCTAAGGAAGATGAAAGCAAGATGGGGACGGTAGAGGAGCGCGAGATAACAATAGAGTACCTGACACATGACGCGGCTGAAATATCAAAAGGGTTGAGCGAGGGCGAGCTGGTGATCAGGGAAATACACCAGGATTATAAAGACAAGGATAAGGTCGAGATAACCGAAGTACAGGAAACAATGTTCTAA